A genomic segment from Antedon mediterranea chromosome 6, ecAntMedi1.1, whole genome shotgun sequence encodes:
- the LOC140052639 gene encoding uncharacterized protein, whose protein sequence is MVRVVKCGRSVFFIAALEDIDRIGDANAENLHTSIDHALQESVKIPKDHYTSRLVAATADGAAVNTGIYNGLLVRLENAERPWLVKIHCVSHRLELAVKDTLMKEKDFENVKELMVTLFYLMKRSGKFKRHFEETAKVLEVQTYKFPKVHGWN, encoded by the exons ATGGTTAGAGTAGTTAAATGTGGAAGATCAGTGTTCTTTATTGCTGCCTTAGAGGATATTGACAGAATTGGAGATGCCAATGCAGAAAACCTACACACCTCTATTGACCATGCCTTACAAGAATCTGTGAAGATCCCTAAAGACCATTACACAAGTCGTTTGGTTGCAGCAACAGCTGATGGAGCTGCTGTAAATACAG gTATTTACAATGGACTTCTGGTCAGGCTGGAAAATGCTGAACGTCCTTGGCTTGTAAAAATACACTGTGTGTCACATCGTCTCGAATTGGCTGTCAAAGACACATTGATGAAAGAAAAGGATTTCGAAAATGTCAAAGAGTTAATGGTGACCCTTTTCTACCTAATGAAGAGATCAGGAAAGTTTAAAAGACATTTTGAAGAAACTGCCAAAGTGCTTGAGGTGCAAACCTACAAGTTTCCAAAAGTGCATGGATGGAACTAG